The Sardina pilchardus chromosome 5, fSarPil1.1, whole genome shotgun sequence DNA window ctatctatctatctatctatctacataatCCAGTGAAGTGTTTGTGGAACCTTCATGGACCACCACTAAACCACCGCGTGGAGCCCACAACCTTACCTGTTAACGCAAGCTTATCTGGTATTTGCATGGTGTAGGCAGGGTGAACATCCTCAgatttctgcccttcctctgCCAATGGAACAGGAGCCACTCTGATTCGCTCAGGTACCCGCATCCGTTGATTGATGCTCTCAGAGTAAGTGGGCCAATTGGCCTGTGGTGAAATACAGGGCGGATTTGAGAGTGGGACGCTTATAGACCCACTGAAGAGTCAAATCTGGCTTATTCATATGCAAGGACACCACTTAAATACCAAACAATAAATCTTGAAGATCTTCAGCTCTTCTCAAGATTTGGTGAGCCTCAAGCACTTCCAGATCAGTTACACACTGTACAGTGGTTGGTTTTGAACTGAGAGTACCCTAGTTTTAAAAATAGGCCTGAGGGAATTACAGCAGTTTCACAGACAAATGTAGTTCAAAATGTATGTTCACCACAAGAAGTCTACTGGAAAAATAACTTTTTCCCACCAACAGTATTCTCCTGCTAATTATgcatttattaggcctataaactatgtttaacattttattctcaagtattttttttttagggcaAGCAACAATGCGACAGATAATTTGAAGAAGGAACGTCATCAGTGTTAACCTAAGGACATCGTCCTCGTGTTATTGAGGCATCACAAACGTCTCATGAATTTGTAAACATTCTCACTCACCTCGGATGGATGTAGGCTGGAGGTCCGCCCCGGTCCGTAGTCGAACATCTGAGCGGCCATTATAAGGGCAACTGCAAAGTTGCAACCAGTGTGAAATAAAGCGTTTTTTGCTTTCTTTATCACAACATTCACAATAAAGCATGCCCCCAAATGTGACACCACCAGATTCCGTTGGTAATGTTACATGAGTCGAAGAGAGGCTTAACTGAAAACTGGACAGATTCCCAAGTGAGTCAGTTCGGATCATAGATTAGCTAAACACGCACGCAGCACAACAAGTGTACCTGGGCACACGATTAAGGATGAATCCGGTTGACAGGGTGAATGTTAATTGGTCAGGCCACCAATAAACCAACTACGTCTAGGCTATATGTTAGCAATGGCAACTGTTTTTAACTCAAAGGCAAAGCAACTGACAACCTATATTTCTATATCTATGCTGAGAACAAggtttatgtgcatgtttggAAAGTTGACGTTGCCATTCTGAACGTAGGCTATCTGTAAGCCACTGAAAATAAATCGTTACAACAGCATTTTTACTTCACAAAATGCTTACGCTAAAATACATGTTTCAATTTAAATTAAGCATAATGTCACTGACAGTCCAGGAATTGCAGAGCAACCTAATGTTTGCTTGCTGGCTAATACTAGCTAGCTGtctggctagttagctaacgTAACAAACTTCCGAAGAAGAGGACGACGCTGACCGGTCAAGTGCATTCGACTTCTGTGCAAATAAGCACACGGCCGCAAATGACCACAGCCAGGCTTTTTCAGATGAACCTTAATAGAATCACACACCTTTGCTTCCAGGAAGATATCAACATTCAAGACGTCCTCGAAACTTTTTCATAGCAGCCTGACTCCTATTTCGGAAACTTTACGTCGTTAACGTGGGCTGCGTGACATAATACGCCCTTAGCGTGCAATGGTCAGTGACATTGTAGCATTGTATGCTTACCCTTTGATATTATGTAGCCATACTAAGCATACAATGTAGCGTACAACTGAATGATACAAAGTCTAGGCTAGCCTACGTATTCGCATGTCTacagcaataacaaacaaacaaaataagtaAGCAGGCAAAagtagcaaataaataaataggtctacacaatcacacagataCGCAATCATAGCCTATTAATAGGCCTAATAGCAatcatgataataataacagacCACGATAAATAAGCTTTTCTGAGAAGCAGTTTACATGGTCTGGCAGATGAGCTAATGTTTATCTAGTCTACCCTTTCTTTCTTGATTGGCTTTCTTCCTCAAAAAATTGCCCATTTCaaatgtattcatgggtttcatcaggtccctttccacaggtgggctaatcaagcaccatgcattcTGCATTCATAATTTAGGTGCTTAAttctatacacctgtggaaagggacctgttgaaacccatgaataggcacTTGTTACTTTCTTTACACCCAGGGTTAGATGTAGGCCATTCCCAGATGTAATGTTCCATGTCAATATGTTCCAAGAGGCTGTTTATGTCATTAATAAAATCACACAAAACACTAGGCTAGATCAGATAAAATCCTTGATTTAATATATTCACAAAAGGTATCAGTGCTTTCTAAGACAAGATTTGGCACTTAGACAGACAAGACTGTGACAAACAGGTGGCAGGATGGGAAGGGACAAAAAAATGACACTGTGACCAACCATAACCAACATTAACAGCGCTTAAGAGGCTTTCTCTGCTCCCTCAATTAGGAAAGAAAAATTAAAAGTTGGTCACCATGGTTACAACATATTAATTATAATAAATAAAAGCTGAAGAACACCATTCTGACAGGAATGAAACTtgcgctggagaggagaggaacatcaGAGTATGGCATTTGATATGGAGTCAGATAGTCAAATATTCCTCTACACCTTTTCATCCCATTTATATTTTGTAGGCCTCGATATATAGGCTGCTACTAAGGACTGGCAATATTGTGAAATATATTTCATTAGGCTAGGCTTCTCTAGGAgatgaaaaaaacacactcaacgGAGTGAAATTACATTAAGAATTCTGATGGCCTATGGACAAGTGTGGTAgtctgggtgaacccagacaaaTCTGTGTATTAAAGTTTGCTTTGCAGGTCCGTTTCGAAAGAATCCCATTGACGCCCATCTTAGAATTATCAAAACCATTCAACGCAACAAATGGCTGCACTGATGACAACAGATAttgatgtgtattttctttggaattgagtaaacaacttgcatttaaaacctttgtttaccaGAAAGATGTGCTTGCTGCACTGAAATTGTTTGGTAAGAGCATAATGCAACAATTTAAGTTTCATTTCGCTGCTGAAAGTTGTAAAACGGGAAGTTCAGAAACAGGAGTCAATGGGGTCCTAACAGGCtaacaggtttgtctgggttcaTCCAGGCTACAAGCGTGGTGTCAGTGAAGGCAAATTATATTTTACAATTTCTCTTTATATTTCAAACAAGGGAAAACCACAGTGGAGGGCAAGAGAATATGTCACTATGTGAATGCTGTCAGCCGTACATAGGATGCCTTGGTTAATGTCTAAGATCGATCAAGTTATAACTCATAAGATATGCTTTTTAGCATGACTTCTGTATTTCtgacaaagagaaaaagaaagagagagatgatggaagACATCAACCTCTAAGGCAGCTACAGAACagaagtgtttgttttttgtcttcttttttttatttcaaaaaagaaagaaacaaacaaagaaagctCTCTCGCATGGCCCTAGGTTTAACTGGCTTAAGAGTTCTCTTTGGGAAAAGCTACCTCCAGATCCAGGAGTAGCTGATTGTTGCACAGAAAGCCCAATATTTGAATTATTAAATGATTCTCTGCATCAAATTCACAAAAcctaaccaaaaaaaaaaaaaaaaaagaaagaaagtttaGTAAGAACAATTAGCTTTCGAATTTGTTCAGATGCACACTTTAACTGACTTTAACTCAAAAGTCCAAAACCAAAATACATTCATGCATTAATCAACTCTGAATGAAACCCATAACCGGACTGTGCCAAAATATTAAATAGACaatatatgtgtacatatgGTACATACACAAGCATATAGAATAGTTTAACTCCAATTTGTTAACTCACCCACTGACACATTATGATTTAAATTATTGTGGTGAATTCAAAAACATGGTACAGACTCAAACTGATCCTATATTGCAGATGCACCAATTACAATAGCAATATATATGTATCTATTCTTTATATACAAAACATCAATTATTCAAGAATTAGTCAAAAATTCAAACTGATCAATATTGATAGCCAACTCATTTAAGTCATTTGCAACTCTAGAAAACATAGAAAGTCCATAAAAGCAAAATACAGCAGGATGATcattactaaataaataaataaatagataaatataaaaaaatgtcATGCAATTTGGCATAGAGGTGCAAGATGGTTTTGGCAGCTTGTACACATTAAGTGAATGATGTTCATATGTGGATGACAGTGATTTTCTTCCCATCATTAATGTTTAGATTTTTTTCCTACAGAAAACGTACATTTTAATACACAGACACGCCTCCAAGTAAAAactcactgaacacacacactcacaagagcatacagtgtgcacgcacacgcactgcacactgcacacacacacacacagacacacacacccacacacacagacacaaccacgTCTCTTTGACTCTTCAACACAGTATATTATAGTGCTTTGACTGCATTTAGTATATAATCGTCCCACTAGCACTCATGTTGGGTAAGACAAGAAACACTTTTCCAGTGCTTTGGGGCACAATGAATACTCTTGCCTTGATGGATCACAATGTCTTTACCGGACAGAGTATTAGTAAgttaagtcagtcagtcagtcagtcagtcagtcaagtcAATTCACAACTAAAGCCAATTGCACGATAGCGCGATCACCAGACCCATTTAGATATTGTAAGTAAGCGCACGGTCACTTGAAAGACTACGTGTCCACCAGTCTTCGGTGACTTGTCAATGGcgtttctctctcgctcatgtTCTGTCCAGCTGTAAAAGCTCTGAGGTCTTCTCAGTTCTGGCAGTGTGTTAAACTCACTAGGTTTGTGCTGTTTAACATTGGATAAAACCTGAGCATAGGGCAGCTGTTCTTGTATGCTGGGCTGCTTGGCTGATGAATCATGGTCCTAGCATTATCGACAGTCACCAAGTCTAGATAAGACAGACCACAATTATGTAGGCAGCACAGAAAAGTATTGAAACAGTGCAGCGCAAGGTTAAGTAGGCTAGTGTTCTGTACAATCTTACTTGGTTGTCTTTTGTCATTCAAAGAGTAAACAGTCAAAGATTGTGTTGGGGTATTTAAACCGGAATGTACAGTAGACTCATTCTTTGaatgttgtgcttgtgtgtgtgtgtgtgtgtgcctgcacatgcatgtgtgtatgtttctgtctcAGTAGGATTCCTGGCTGATACACTGATTATGCACTTTATAAGATACACAAGCGTTTATACAAGTGTGCGTCTCTGTACATGtgtacactttgtgtgtgtatgtgtgagtgtgtgtgtgtgtgtgtatgttggcagTGCATACAGGGCAGTTCTCAGGATACCGATAAATATATTTTTGGCACTCCAATAAGTAAATATtaaacacattacattttttaAGAATGCTTCTCTGTGACGTAAACTTTACCTTAAGTTTATCTTACAGGAATGATACAAATCCCCATTTTGGCACATGAAATGTGAATCATAATTATTCATAATTAACTTTGTTTTCCCTCTTTAGACTCTGTGGAACATATATGGTTCCATAAGTAGCTCTGAAGTATATTTCATCACATGACCTCAGGAACCTTCAGATCTCGCCCTACTTGATGGGCTTTGTGTTAAATGTCAGGAATGTTCTAAAACTGTAGATGTAGAGGAAGTGTGTTCcatccccttcccccccccccttcattaTGATCTGAGTCCCTTCTTCAAATGTTAAGGCCAAAGTTGAGGCGTTACaaggtaagagagagaaagaaagagagagagaaagagagagagagagagagagaaagagagagagagagaaagagagtgcccTTTGTGAGTGGTGGGACAGAGGACATGGCACAACAGGTGGAGGGGTGAAGACCTGAGCCTGCGCTTACTGTTGTCATAGAGAGGTTGCGTTTTCTTTTCAGCATCATCCAACGGAACACAGCCAAACACTTAGGCAGCTACACGCAAAACACACTCCCCCAAGGCAATCAACGACGAGAGGAAAGGGAAGTCAGATGCAAAGCCAAACACTCACATCAATGGCATGCTCTGGCAGCAACCGGCGTTACAAAAACACCCCTCGGAGTTGGAAAGAGAAAGGGTGCGTTTTGACAAAATTGAAAAAAggtctcttctccctctcatccctgcCACTGTCTACCGTCCTGGCGTCACAAGTTCACTTGTCCTTGATGATCTCGTCGTACTTGGGCGGCGGGTCGCTGTAGGGAGCGGAGGTCTCGTCGCTGCTGCTCTCGGCGTGGCCCGTCACCTCCTCGTACGACGGCGGCGGCGTGGCCCCCGAGAGACGCGACGCCACCGACGCCGACGAATCCTTCACGTACAGGGCGCGGCCGTTGGGCGGGTGCGGGGCCTCGGAcgcccctccgccccccctccctcctcctccgcctccgcctcGCTCCACCCCGCTGATGATCACCGTAGGCCGGCAGGGAGGGGGCTCGGGGAGGACGGGGCCGGAGGCGGCCGccgggtgctggtggtggtggtggtggtgatgttggTGGTGGGACTGGTCGGCGTgggacgacgacgacggcggcggcgTGTCTCGGTGCACCAGGATGCGCGGCAGGCTGCGCGAGTTGCGGCTGGCCAGGTAGCGGTTCTGCGGGTAGGCCGGCCACCGGCGCCGCATGGTCTTCTGCAGCTGGCAGCGCCACAGGAGGAAGAGCCCGATGAGCGCCAGCAGCGTCATGACCAGGAGGGGCACCACCATAAACACCACATCCTTACTGTCGGAGCGGGACTCGGCATTACTGCCCATGCTGCGCATCTTCCAGAACTCCATCTAGaccagccacagagagagagagaaagagagagagacagagagagagagagagagagagagagagagagagagagagagagagagggcaaaaggTCAGCTCTTGATGTAATACAGCATACGTCATCGAAAACAACTGAGCTGAGAGGCACTAAAAGGGACATTTTCTCATTCCTTTCTcaatggtgtgtttttttttacattttttttattttttaagaaaTTCAGAATTCTATCATAACCAATTCACACATATCTGTAAAGAAACTTCTAACAACTGTTGTAGCCTAGTCTATGTAGTGTCAGGCAGGTGTGTCCATATATTTAAATGAATCAATTAGActagtttttgtttgtatatttCACAATGCAGACTGATTTGATTTTACATTATTTAATGACAGTCTGACATGGTCTTTAtgaaaatagataaacagatgaatagatacagagagagcgaaagagtgagagggTATTTAAACATGTAATAACATAGCAGGAAAGACATTCAGGACACATCTGTGGATAAACGTGAAATGGAGATGGAAAAGACTGCATTGAAAAAGACTTTAAAAGGATTACCGTGCGTTCCTTGTTCTCAAACACCTCATTGGCCTCCTCGAAGCTACAGCTCTCCTCCATACACTCGCGCTCAATATTGCCCTGCCGGAGCTCCTCCAGGAAGCCATTGGCCCGCGGGAAGCGCTTAAGGAGTGAGTGTGCATCTTTCCCGTCCAAGAATGCTAAAAGGGGCAAAATCACAGATGTACTCGTCGGTTTCTGGATGCACAGCAACCTTCTGGAATATTGCTCAATGACTCAAAGGCTGCAcgtattgcatgtgtgtgattgattgtaTGCATTTTTTCTTGCCTCAACTCAGGAATGCAACTAAGAACAACAAGACTACATATGGACAGTATATCTATCATATCCGCTGAATTCAGTCATTGTTGTTAGTCTTTTTGTTACAAAAAATTGTGTGTGCACAATGTTCTGTATGTCTACATGTCTATCCTCATGAAGTTGTGTTAATTCAGCAATCTTTAGGTGACTCCTATGTACTAATCATATACCACTTGACTTATCCCCAGCAGTATACATGCTCATTCCACAGCATGCAAGCCCATCTCCCTCTCATGAATAATGACCCTGCTCTGACCACATACATGCTCAGGCTATTTACAGAAACGCCTCACTAAATCATCAGCTGAGCTGACCACATTGTGTGACCCCAAATGCATTGACACACATTCTCAGTCACCACCGCCCATATTAATGAAGTCAGATATTGTCAGGGAGACAATGCGTTTGACCTTGTAGGCCTGGCTATTGTTACTACCACATGTGCCTGCACCAAGCTTTTATCTTTCAAAACAGAAACAGTAAGCAAATGACAAGCTTGTTTACATTACAATCTAATTGCTGTACCTTTTTACACTGAAGCGATACGACTTATCATAAGATAAGAAATAagatttaaaacaaataaacagaaaacTTAAAGCTACAGTCAGTAATAGTAGTGAATTTTATCTCACACTATTAAAACCCTCTACCAGAATCACAGAGTGTACCTTTAACTGAGATCACTTACCAGCTGCCATGCTGCTTTGCTGCTCTGACTGGCATATGCTGACCTGAAAACCAACACATGGCTATGGTTATGATAACACATTAGCTGACCAACAGTTTTGACAAACATATTTGACAAAGGAATAGAGTGTAGGATAGCCTGACTATGGAGTCCCAGCCTACTACATTATATCACTTCAGGTTACTCCGATTAATCCAATTTGGATCCCAGCAAATTAGGAACTAATATACCCCATTCATATACATCCTATTTTAAGAGATGGGAGGTGTTGGTGTTCCCATGGAAACAGATATATTAGTCCAGAGAGACGCTCGTGTATTCAATATAATTCATAGGCCATGCTGCCCCCGTTAAATATTGAAGATTATACAGGCATTTAGTTACATTTAGCCTACCTATATCAGGTTAGCAGTTGCACAGAgacattcagccattcagctcTATCCGACACTGGATTGCTTAGGGTAGCTTAACAGTAGCATGGGCTACTATCTTGCTCGCCTACATATAACTGATAGGATTGGCTACTTATCTTGGTGAACAGTAATATATTAATTCTCCGAAACCATCCAATTTTTCGAGCTCTCATTTAAACGCTCTTTCGACACGACCTGAAAGTTAAAGCAGGCCTGTTGGCAAATAATATTCTCAAATATCCAAATAATCTCAGTGTTTTAATGAAACTATTGTGATGCAATTTATGGATCAAAGTCCAACTTCGAAAAATACCTCTAAACACGCGTTTCAGTCGGTATAACATAGGCAAGCTAGAAACAGCTGAAAAGACTAGTTATGCTCTGATCAGGGAAGCGCTCCAGAGATGATGCGGCGGTGAGAGTCGGAGAGCATGTCATCATAAAACCACCACTGACGTGGATGTAAGAGGAATAGTCTACCATGTTGTAACAAAACAATCACTGTAAAACTACGGAGTGGCAAACAGGCTGTAATTCTTTTTTTCAGCCTAATCTCTCAATTCAGCTTCAGAGCTGCGTTTTTGTCCACTCAATGCTCCTAACCTACTAGCCTTATaaagcacacacaggcgcatCCTATTGAAGAAAACAGACCACGAACAAATGTCTAACTAAACGACTAGGCTAGGCCTGAGCCTAAGTTATAAAACAAATATCTCAAATCTGTTTCCTACAGGTTAGTAGGGTATGTCAGCATGGCAAGGGACGCCACCCTAATTAATTTGAAGGTTTAATTGAGAAAAAGGCTTTAGTTTAAAACCTTAAATATGTAACCATCATAGCATGTTCACTTTCTCCTGAAATGTTCTTTGAATATTTTTGCTTTTCCTGCAGCCATGTTTCTAACATACAAGCAAATAAAATATTAATCGGCTCGAAAGCCTAGCCTTTTCTGACTGCTGTAAAAGCGGGCTCTTATCTCTAGCCTTTGAGTTCAGAACCATTCCGTTCTCGCCACTTGTCACTATATTGGATTTAAAGGCTTCCAAATGAACACGAAGTTCAACTGTATTTATCAAAAACATACACTACCTCTCAGGCTATCGCAGATGCCTTCGCATTCCGTCCCTATTCCCAGTAGCAGAATAGCCACATGAGTCACACAAATTGAGACAGAGGTATAGACTATCCAATAAGGGTAGTGAAATATCTATCATCATCCAATGAAAGGACTCTTATTGCCATGTTGAGTCTGTAACACAGCCCCCTGGTGGTGAAGTGCACTGTGGGTATTAGAGTCTGGAGGAAACCATGCTActggtcatttaaaaaaaaaaaaagaattgggGCAACTAATCTCTTAatgttgattaaaaaaaaactgcgtGAATACGAGTGTTTGTGTAGTGAACCAAGTACAGTCATTTTGCTCAAGATATTGCAAAAGTCACAAATAAAACCAGACAAATTTCTGCTCATGCCACACCTTACTCATATAAACTACAATTCCCTGGCTCACCCTTTGCCAGGTTTCATCGGCATTGTTTTATATCAGGGCAGTATAACATAGATTGGATAGTGTCTTGAAGTGGGGTGGAGTAATAGTGGGAATGATGACCTATAATTAAATAGAACACACAGTGAAAATGATCAATAGCCTATTTTTATCTTACCAGACACTTCCAGATTTGAATAGCAAGCAATAAACATAACGTTTAAAAATAGGCCTGCTGGAAGGTTACGCCTGCATATTATGCATTTATATAGCCTTAATAAGGACCATCTACTATTGTAGCCTAATCTTGGAAAAAAgatttttaaatgaaaacaaagcTTCATGCATTTGCTCACAATTTGCAAAGCCCATCATCTGCAAAGTGTGGAAAGATAACTTCCTTTATTTCTATAGCTTCATTTAGTTTGAAAATGTGGGAAAGTACCTAATTCTCAATTTGGTAAAGCTGACCCAAAAAGGGGTTGAGTGTTGACCTCTGACAGAAGGGGATTTACCCTCCCTGACATTCCTCCCCTGGCGTTTCCCCTAAATGCTTCTATCAGATCATCTTTGCGCGAAGCGTGAAGACACAGCACAGGCCCCTGTTCTCTGTCAGTCCCATTGGTCCCCTCACATCAAAGGATTAAAGGAATGACGGAGGATTTTAAAAGGAGGTGTTTTTACGCCActaccctccccctcccttttaAAACTACTGCACCCCACCCTATTAGACTGCAAACAAAGCAAAGAGgctaaagaaacaaacaaaaaaatcctgttttcaattttatttgtgtttggcaTAACATGGAAAAAGTAGAAAAATAgtcaatataaatataaatatattcatGTGGATATGTACactataatttaaaaaaaagtaacaaGAGTTAGGTCCTGAGATGGATGGCAAACAGCACCGTCCCAATGTGAGATCCATCTGTTCG harbors:
- the LOC134080188 gene encoding transmembrane gamma-carboxyglutamic acid protein 3, which produces MAAAFLDGKDAHSLLKRFPRANGFLEELRQGNIERECMEESCSFEEANEVFENKERTMEFWKMRSMGSNAESRSDSKDVVFMVVPLLVMTLLALIGLFLLWRCQLQKTMRRRWPAYPQNRYLASRNSRSLPRILVHRDTPPPSSSSHADQSHHQHHHHHHHQHPAAASGPVLPEPPPCRPTVIISGVERGGGGGGGRGGGGASEAPHPPNGRALYVKDSSASVASRLSGATPPPSYEEVTGHAESSSDETSAPYSDPPPKYDEIIKDK